TGGCTCGGTTGCCGGCACTGGGGTGGGGGCTGGAATACCTTCAGGATCAGGTTGAGCGGGGGGTTGGGGAGGAGTTGGGTCCATATTAATTAAGTATAACGGCTGAAGCGACCTACCAACAAGCGCTTTACCAGTCCTATCCACCTCCGCTATACTTAGGCACAATGGATATTTTCCCCAGACCCGGTAAGGAAGCACCTGAGCGGCGGGTAGTTAAACCAGTCCCAATAGCAGGCGATAATCCCGCCCAACCTGAAGTTAGTAAACCAACTAGGTTTCGATTCGCGAAATCATTTCCGGTTTCGTGGAAGAAGCGGCTGATAGTAATTGGCGGCGGCTTAGTTTTGGCCGTTGGTTTATTTTTTGGTACCAAACTGGTCCTAGCCGCCAAACGCATTATTGCTCACAACAATGGCGGTGGGGCACCGGCTCTAGCTGGCAATATTGACCCCACTAAATTGCGGGGCGAAGGCGACGGCCGGATTAATATTTTGCTTTTAGGTATTGGCGGCCAGGGCTGGGATGGTCCCTATTTAAGCGATACCATCATGGTACTAAGTATCGATCCTAGGACCAAGGATGTGGCCATGCTTTCAATTCCCAGAGATCTCTACGTTAAGATTCCTGGTTACGGCTGGAGTAAAATTAACGCGGCCGATGCCTATGGTGAAAGTAAAAAGGCCGGCGACGGACCCAATCTAACCAAACAGGTTGTCCAACAGGTTTTAGGCATTCCCATACATTACTATGTGCGGGTTGATTTTTCGGGCTTTAAAAAAGCTGTTGATTCTGTTGGTGGGGTCGATATCAACGTTGATAAAGCTCTCTACGACCCCGAATATCCGGGCGGAACAGTTAATATCAAAGCCGGTTATCAGCACATGAATGGCGATACAGCCCTCAAATATGCCAGATCGCGTAAAACCACCAGCGACTTTGATCGAGCTGCTCGGCAGCAAAAGCTCTTGTTGGCGTTACGCACCAAAGCGCTGAGCGTCAAGACATTATCAAACCCAGCCAAAATCGCTAGTTTAATAGATGCATTGGGTTCAAGCGTTCGAACTGATTTGCAGCTTTCGGAAATGAAGAAGCTAGCCGAAATCGCCCAATCGATTAATGGCAACCAAGTCACTAACCAGGTGCTGGACACCACTCCCAACGGCCTGCTGGTCTTTGGTGATATTCCGGGGGCCGGTTCAATTGAGATTCCTAGAGCCGGGATCGGCAATTATACTGAAATTCAGCAGTTGGCTCATACCATCTTTGCCGACAGTTACATTAAGCAAGAGAACGCCACTGTTGAGGTTCAAAATGGGACGACCCAGAGTGGCTTAGCCACCAGTGTCGGCAATCTGTTAAAGAGTTATAATTATAACGTCATCTCAATGGTGACCGCGGATCGCCAAACTTATGCCACAACGGTAATCTATGACTATACCGGAGGGAGTAAACCATACACCATCAATTATCTAGAAAACCGTTTTGGTGTAAGGTCAACGCGGGCAAATCGCGGACCAAGTGATCCAGATATTCGAATTATTGTGGGGGCGAGCTACCAACCGCCTAGGTAAGGGCTCGTAAAACTATGCTTAGCTTAAGACGATTCCTAATCGCAACAGCCGAAGGCGCCAGCATCTTAGCGCTGGGACGGCTGTTTAGCGTGTGGTGGGCGCTGGCGCTAGTGGTTGGATTATGGCTCTACTGGCGCCAAAGCCTAGATTTGGAGCACCAATCGCTCTTTGCCATTGGCTTGGTCAGCTTAGCTTTGGTACTGTCGCTAAATCATAACTTGATTGGGCAGCTGATTATTCTGGCGGGATACGTTTGGTGGCGTAGCGGCCTGCTGGCTGATCAAACCACGACTCACTTTGACATTTGGCAAGCCGCTTGGCTAGAGTTCATTAGTATTAGTGCAATTTTTAGCGCTGAAGCGATTTGGCACTGGCCCCTGACGTTAGTTTTAGTCAGCGCCTATGTCTCGAGTGTCATTATCGCCTACAGCTTCTTTGGTGAGGGCGAGCGAGCAACTCGAGCGCTGTCGGCGGCCTGGGGGTTGATAGTAGCTGAATCTAGTTATGTTTTTTCGATCTGGCTGGTGCACTATGTCTTGCCCGGTAATATTCTCTTAATTCCCCAAGCGGCAGTCGTATTGACCGCCCTGGGTTACTGTTTTGGCAGTATTTACTTAGCCCACACTAGCTCCAAATTATCCAAAGCCAGACTGGCCGAATATGCCATAATAGGACTATGCCTAATTGTCATTGTGATTGCCGGCACCAAATGGAGTGGGTCGGTTTAAATCTAGAAGGAGTGATTTAAAAAGTGTTAGAATCAGTCTTCAAGCAACTTAAAGCCTCCAAAGTGGTCTTAATCTCGGCCCTAGTAATCGGTCTTGTGGGTGGAGCGGCTGGCGGGGTCCTGTTTGTGCGCTTCGGCGCCAGCCACATTCCGGTTGATAAGAAACAGATTCTGGTCCAGGAAAATTCAGCTGTCATTGATACGATCAAAAAGGTTTCACCCAGTGTCGTTAGTATCACCTCTGAAGCCACTGCCACCAGCCTATTCGGAGCAAATCAGACTATCGAGGGAGCGGGAAGCGGGATTATTATGAGTAGCGATGGTTTGATCCTAACCAACAAGCATGTTGTCAGCGACGCTTCAGCTAGCTACAACGTCTTTACCTCCGACGGGAAACAACACAAAGCCACCGTGGTGGCTAGGGATTCAATTAACGATGTCGCCTTTGTGCGAATTGATGCCAAAGGGCTAAAAGCCGCTGAGCTGGGGGATTCTAGCGGTGCACAAGTTGGCCAGTCTGTCATTGCGATTGGTAATGCCCTCGGCCAATTCCAAAATACTGCCACCCAAGGCATAATTTCTGGCTTGGGCCGACCGATTGTGGCCGGCAGCAGCGGATCACAAGAAAGCCTCCAAGATCTAATTCAAACTGATGCCGCCATTAACCCTGGTAATTCTGGTGGCCCATTGGTCAACCTAGAAGGTCAGGTTATTGCATGAATACAGCTGTTGCCGGTAATGGCCAAAATATCAGCTTCGCCATTCCTATTAACGAAATCAAATCCACAATCACAACGGTTAAAACCCAAGGCAAAATCATCCGGCCTTATCTGGGCGTGCGGTATTTGCCGATCACCAAACAGATCGCCAGCCAATATTCTCTCTCGACTGATCAAGGCGCCTACGTTATTGGTAATAGTGCCAATGCAGCGGTTCTGGCTGGCAGTCCAGCCGATAAAGCCGGTCTGAAAAATGGTGATATTATCGTTCGCGTTGGTAGTGATAGCATTACCGATAGTGCCTCACTGACAACTCTGATAGCCAAACACAGCGTTGGTGAAACGGTTCAGCTAACGATTATTCGTGATGGCAAAAGCCAGAGCGTTAATGTGACGCTAGAGGCTGCTCCACAATAACCGGCTGTTTGAAACCCAAAATAAAATAATCTTCGAACATTGGTTTAAGTCCAGCTGCTCGGGCCAGCTCGACCAACTCTGGATGCTGCCAGGGATCGGCTTCAATGTATATCAGGCCTAATGGTTTTAGGTGGGTCTGGGTTTGCCGGAAGAATCGCCGGTATAGATCAAGACCGTCGCTGCCGCCGATTAGGGCAACTCTTGGCTCGTGCTGTCTAACTTCCGGCATTAGTTCAGCATCCTCGCATAAATAGGGTAGGTTGGCCGTAATGCAATCGAACCTCTCGTTTACGTCTTGAAATAAATCGCTGGTCAAAAAGTTTATTTCCGCCCCATGCTTTTGGGCGTTTTGCTGGGCGATAGCTAGGGCCGAGGGACTAATATCGGACGCAGTCAAGACAAGATCAGGCCGGTGCCTGGCGATAGCAATGGCAATGGCGCCGCAGCCAGTCCCTAGATCTAACAACACCCCGGCCTTTGGTGCCTGAGCTATGACTTGCTCAACCAACACCTCGGTTTCACTTCGGGGAGTTAGGACATCCGGGGTGATTTTGAATTCGAGGCCGTAGAATTCCCGCTGGCCCAGCACTTGCGACATCGGTTTGTGGGTTAAGCGTTGACTTGCCAGGCGATCGGATCGCTCAAGTTCTGTCGGCGAAAGGGCAGTATCCGGATGAGCTAGTAAATATTCTCGTTTGCGCCCAGTGGCTTTTTCTAAAATCAGGCGACTATCGAGTTCAGTAAGTTTGGATTTAGCTAACCACTCTTGAGCCGTCATTTATGAATTCTCAGCGGCCAAGGCTTTGGCTAGGCTGGCGGCCGCCAGAGCATCAACCATTTCCTGGATCTGCCCACCCAAAAAGCCAGGGACATTATGGAGGGTTTTAGCGATCCGGTGGTCGGTGATGCGATCTTGGGGGAAA
This genomic window from Candidatus Saccharimonadales bacterium contains:
- a CDS encoding LCP family protein; amino-acid sequence: MDIFPRPGKEAPERRVVKPVPIAGDNPAQPEVSKPTRFRFAKSFPVSWKKRLIVIGGGLVLAVGLFFGTKLVLAAKRIIAHNNGGGAPALAGNIDPTKLRGEGDGRINILLLGIGGQGWDGPYLSDTIMVLSIDPRTKDVAMLSIPRDLYVKIPGYGWSKINAADAYGESKKAGDGPNLTKQVVQQVLGIPIHYYVRVDFSGFKKAVDSVGGVDINVDKALYDPEYPGGTVNIKAGYQHMNGDTALKYARSRKTTSDFDRAARQQKLLLALRTKALSVKTLSNPAKIASLIDALGSSVRTDLQLSEMKKLAEIAQSINGNQVTNQVLDTTPNGLLVFGDIPGAGSIEIPRAGIGNYTEIQQLAHTIFADSYIKQENATVEVQNGTTQSGLATSVGNLLKSYNYNVISMVTADRQTYATTVIYDYTGGSKPYTINYLENRFGVRSTRANRGPSDPDIRIIVGASYQPPR
- a CDS encoding trypsin-like peptidase domain-containing protein, with amino-acid sequence MLESVFKQLKASKVVLISALVIGLVGGAAGGVLFVRFGASHIPVDKKQILVQENSAVIDTIKKVSPSVVSITSEATATSLFGANQTIEGAGSGIIMSSDGLILTNKHVVSDASASYNVFTSDGKQHKATVVARDSINDVAFVRIDAKGLKAAELGDSSGAQVGQSVIAIGNALGQFQNTATQGIISGLGRPIVAGSSGSQESLQDLIQTDAAINPGNSGGPLVNLEGQVIA
- the prmC gene encoding peptide chain release factor N(5)-glutamine methyltransferase, whose translation is MTAQEWLAKSKLTELDSRLILEKATGRKREYLLAHPDTALSPTELERSDRLASQRLTHKPMSQVLGQREFYGLEFKITPDVLTPRSETEVLVEQVIAQAPKAGVLLDLGTGCGAIAIAIARHRPDLVLTASDISPSALAIAQQNAQKHGAEINFLTSDLFQDVNERFDCITANLPYLCEDAELMPEVRQHEPRVALIGGSDGLDLYRRFFRQTQTHLKPLGLIYIEADPWQHPELVELARAAGLKPMFEDYFILGFKQPVIVEQPLASH
- a CDS encoding PDZ domain-containing protein; translated protein: MNTAVAGNGQNISFAIPINEIKSTITTVKTQGKIIRPYLGVRYLPITKQIASQYSLSTDQGAYVIGNSANAAVLAGSPADKAGLKNGDIIVRVGSDSITDSASLTTLIAKHSVGETVQLTIIRDGKSQSVNVTLEAAPQ